A genomic window from Pseudomonas alcaligenes includes:
- the kdsC gene encoding 3-deoxy-manno-octulosonate-8-phosphatase KdsC, with protein MTTDLLQRAKAIKLAIFDVDGVLTDGRLYFLTDGSEFKTFNTLDGHGIKMLINSGVRTAIISGRKTPVVERRAQNLGIQHLYQGREDKLVVLNELLGELGLAYDQVAYLGDDLPDLPVIRRVGLGMAVASADGFVRQHAHGVTRARGGEGAAREFCELIMQAQGTLEAAQAAYL; from the coding sequence ATGACCACCGACCTGCTGCAACGCGCCAAGGCCATCAAACTGGCCATCTTCGACGTCGACGGCGTACTCACCGACGGCCGCCTGTACTTCCTCACGGACGGCAGTGAATTCAAGACCTTCAACACCCTGGACGGCCACGGCATCAAGATGCTGATCAACTCCGGGGTGCGCACCGCCATCATCAGCGGGCGCAAGACTCCGGTGGTCGAGCGCCGCGCGCAGAACCTGGGCATCCAGCACCTGTACCAGGGCCGCGAGGACAAGCTTGTCGTTCTGAACGAACTGCTCGGCGAACTGGGCCTGGCCTACGACCAGGTCGCCTATCTGGGCGACGACCTGCCCGACCTGCCGGTGATTCGCCGTGTCGGCCTGGGCATGGCCGTGGCCAGCGCCGACGGCTTCGTCCGCCAGCACGCCCACGGCGTGACCCGCGCCCGCGGCGGCGAAGGCGCCGCGCGCGAGTTCTGCGAGCTGATCATGCAAGCCCAGGGCACGCTGGAAGCCGCCCAGGCCGCCTACCTCTAG
- a CDS encoding KpsF/GutQ family sugar-phosphate isomerase, whose protein sequence is MSQTSDLIQSAQRTIRLEAEAVGSLLNRIDADFLRACEMILACKGRVVVVGMGKSGHIGNKIAATLASTGTPAFFVHPAEASHGDMGMITKDDVVLALSNSGSTAEIVTLLPLIKRLGIQLISMTGNPESPLAKAAEVNLDARVAQEACPLNLAPTSSTTVSLVLGDALAIALLEARGFTAEDFAFSHPGGALGRRLLLKVENVMHAGERLPLVKRGTPLREALLEMTRKGLGMTVIVEADGKLAGIFTDGDLRRTLDKGIDVREASIDQVMTIHGKTARAEMLAAEALKIMEDHKINALTVVDGDDRPIGALNMHDLLRAGVM, encoded by the coding sequence ATGAGCCAGACCAGCGACCTGATCCAGTCCGCACAGCGCACCATTCGCCTCGAAGCCGAAGCCGTGGGGAGCCTGCTGAACCGCATCGACGCCGATTTCCTCCGCGCCTGCGAGATGATTCTGGCCTGCAAGGGCCGCGTGGTGGTGGTGGGCATGGGCAAGTCAGGACATATCGGCAACAAGATCGCCGCCACCCTGGCCAGCACCGGTACCCCGGCGTTCTTCGTCCACCCGGCCGAAGCCAGCCATGGCGACATGGGCATGATCACCAAGGACGACGTGGTGCTGGCCCTGTCCAACTCCGGCTCCACCGCCGAGATCGTCACCCTGCTGCCGCTGATCAAGCGCCTCGGCATCCAGTTGATCAGCATGACCGGCAACCCCGAATCGCCGCTGGCCAAGGCCGCCGAAGTCAACCTGGATGCCCGCGTCGCCCAGGAAGCCTGCCCGCTGAACCTGGCACCGACCTCGTCCACCACCGTATCCCTGGTGCTCGGCGACGCCCTGGCCATCGCCCTGCTGGAGGCGCGCGGCTTCACTGCCGAGGACTTTGCCTTCTCCCACCCGGGTGGCGCCCTCGGCCGACGCCTGCTGCTCAAGGTGGAGAACGTGATGCACGCCGGCGAGCGCCTGCCCCTGGTCAAGCGCGGCACCCCGCTACGCGAGGCGCTGCTGGAGATGACCCGCAAGGGCCTGGGCATGACCGTGATCGTCGAGGCCGACGGCAAGCTGGCCGGCATCTTCACCGACGGCGACCTGCGCCGCACCCTGGACAAGGGCATCGACGTGCGCGAGGCCAGCATCGACCAGGTGATGACCATCCACGGCAAGACCGCCCGCGCCGAGATGCTCGCGGCCGAGGCTCTTAAGATCATGGAGGATCACAAGATCAACGCCCTGACCGTCGTCGACGGCGACGACCGCCCGATCGGCGCCCTCAACATGCACGACCTGCTGCGCGCCGGAGTGATGTAA
- a CDS encoding ATP-binding cassette domain-containing protein has protein sequence MSAENAYAVELKGLTFKRGARNIFDNVDIRIPRGKVTGIMGPSGCGKTTLLRLIAAQLKPSGGEVWVNGQNLPSLSRSELFDMRKQFGVLFQSGALFTDLDVFENVAFPLRVHTRLPDEMIRDIVLMKLQAVGLRGAVELMPDELSGGMKRRVALARAIALDPQILMYDEPFVGQDPIAMGVLVRLIRLLNDALGITSIVVSHDLAETASIADYLYVVGDGQVLGQGTPDELMHSDNPRIQQFMQGIPDGPVPFHYPAPDYLDDLLGAR, from the coding sequence ATGAGCGCCGAGAATGCCTATGCCGTCGAATTGAAGGGGCTGACCTTCAAGCGTGGCGCGCGCAACATCTTCGATAATGTCGACATTCGCATCCCGCGCGGCAAGGTCACCGGCATCATGGGGCCGTCCGGCTGCGGCAAGACCACCCTGCTGCGCCTGATCGCCGCCCAGCTCAAGCCGTCCGGCGGCGAAGTCTGGGTCAACGGGCAGAACCTGCCGAGCCTGTCGCGTAGCGAGCTGTTCGACATGCGCAAGCAGTTCGGCGTGCTGTTCCAGAGCGGCGCGCTGTTCACCGATCTCGACGTGTTCGAGAACGTGGCCTTTCCGCTGCGCGTACATACCCGTCTGCCCGACGAGATGATCCGCGACATCGTGCTGATGAAGTTGCAGGCCGTGGGCCTGCGCGGGGCCGTGGAATTGATGCCGGACGAGCTGTCCGGCGGCATGAAGCGCCGCGTGGCACTGGCCCGGGCGATCGCCCTGGATCCGCAGATCCTGATGTACGACGAACCGTTCGTCGGCCAGGACCCCATCGCCATGGGTGTGCTGGTGCGCCTGATCCGCCTCCTCAACGACGCGCTCGGCATCACCAGCATCGTGGTCTCCCACGACCTGGCCGAGACCGCCAGCATCGCCGACTACCTCTATGTGGTGGGCGATGGCCAGGTACTGGGCCAGGGTACTCCGGACGAACTGATGCACTCGGACAATCCGCGCATCCAGCAATTCATGCAGGGCATCCCGGACGGCCCGGTGCCCTTCCACTATCCGGCGCCGGATTACCTCGACGATCTGCTGGGAGCGCGCTGA
- the mlaE gene encoding lipid asymmetry maintenance ABC transporter permease subunit MlaE yields MRRKSTLERIALLGRAGIDVVQAMGRSTLFLLSSLFGRSGLRNGGQLLIRQLYSVGVLSLPIIVVAGLFIGMVLALQGYNILTSYGSEQAVGQMVALTLLRELGPVVTGLLFAGRAGSALTAEIGNMKSTEQLSSLEMIGVDPLKYIIAPRLWAGFISMPLLAAIFSVVGIWGGAMVAVDWLGVYEGSFWANMQNSVEFREDVLNGVIKSIVFAFVVTWIAVFQGYDCEPTSEGISRATTKTVVYASLAVLGLDFILTALMFGDL; encoded by the coding sequence ATGCGTAGGAAGTCCACTCTCGAACGCATCGCCCTGCTGGGGCGCGCCGGTATCGACGTGGTGCAGGCCATGGGTCGCTCGACCCTGTTCCTGCTCAGCTCGCTGTTCGGCCGCAGCGGCCTGCGCAATGGCGGCCAGCTGCTGATTCGCCAGCTGTATTCGGTGGGCGTGCTGTCGCTGCCGATCATCGTGGTGGCCGGCCTGTTCATCGGCATGGTGCTGGCCCTGCAGGGCTACAACATCCTCACCAGCTACGGTTCCGAGCAGGCGGTGGGGCAGATGGTCGCCCTGACCCTGCTGCGCGAGCTGGGGCCAGTGGTCACCGGCCTGCTGTTCGCCGGGCGCGCCGGCTCGGCGCTGACTGCCGAGATCGGCAACATGAAGTCCACCGAGCAGCTGTCCAGCCTGGAAATGATCGGTGTCGACCCGCTCAAATACATCATCGCCCCGCGCCTGTGGGCCGGCTTCATCTCCATGCCGCTGCTCGCCGCCATCTTCAGCGTGGTCGGCATCTGGGGCGGGGCCATGGTGGCCGTCGACTGGCTGGGGGTGTACGAAGGCTCGTTCTGGGCCAACATGCAGAACAGCGTGGAATTTCGCGAGGACGTGCTCAACGGCGTGATCAAGAGCATCGTCTTCGCCTTCGTGGTGACCTGGATCGCCGTGTTCCAGGGCTATGACTGCGAGCCGACCTCGGAAGGCATCAGTCGCGCCACCACCAAGACCGTGGTTTATGCCTCCCTGGCCGTGCTCGGCCTCGACTTTATTCTGACCGCCCTGATGTTTGGAGATCTCTGA
- the mlaD gene encoding outer membrane lipid asymmetry maintenance protein MlaD produces MQSRSLEIGVGLFLLAGLLALLLLALRVSGLSAASSGDTYKLYANFDNIAGLTVRAKVTMAGVTIGKVTAIDLDRDSYTGRVTMEIEKRVDNLPLDSTASILTAGLLGEKYIGISVGGEEELLADGSTIHDTQSALVLEDLIGKFLMNSVNKESK; encoded by the coding sequence ATGCAAAGCCGCTCCCTGGAAATCGGCGTCGGCCTGTTCCTGCTGGCCGGACTGCTGGCGCTGCTGCTGCTCGCCCTGCGGGTCAGCGGCCTCTCGGCTGCCAGCTCGGGCGATACTTACAAGCTGTATGCGAACTTCGACAATATTGCCGGTCTTACCGTCAGGGCCAAGGTGACCATGGCCGGGGTGACGATCGGCAAGGTCACCGCCATCGATCTGGATCGTGACAGCTACACCGGTCGCGTGACCATGGAGATCGAGAAGCGGGTGGACAACCTGCCGCTGGACTCCACCGCCTCGATCCTCACCGCCGGCCTGCTGGGCGAGAAGTACATCGGCATCAGCGTCGGTGGCGAGGAAGAGCTGCTGGCAGACGGCAGCACCATCCACGACACCCAGTCGGCCCTGGTGCTGGAAGACCTGATCGGCAAGTTCCTGATGAACTCGGTAAACAAGGAAAGCAAATGA